From Etheostoma spectabile isolate EspeVRDwgs_2016 unplaced genomic scaffold, UIUC_Espe_1.0 scaffold00008600, whole genome shotgun sequence, one genomic window encodes:
- the LOC116678900 gene encoding histone H2A codes for MSGRGKSGAGKARAKAKTRSSRAGLQFPVGRVHRLLRKGNYAQRVGAGAPVYLAAVLEYLTAEILELAGNAARDNKKTRIIPRHLQLAVRNDEELNKLLGGVTIAQGGVLPNIQAVLLPKKTEKAVKSK; via the coding sequence ATGTCAGGAAGAGGCAAGTCCGGCGCCGGCAAGGCCAGAGCGAAGGCCAAGACCAGGTCCTCCCGTGCTGGGCTCCAGTTCCCCGTCGGCCGAGTCCACAGGCTCCTGAGGAAGGGCAACTACGCCCAGCGAGTCGGTGCCGGCGCCCCCGTGTACCTGGCGGCGGTGCTGGAGTACCTGACCGCTGAGATCCTGGAGCTGGCCGGGAACGCCGCCCGGGACAACAAGAAGACCCGGATCATCCCCCGCCACCTGCAGCTGGCGGTCCGCAACGACGAGGAGCTCAACAAGCTGCTGGGCGGGGTGACCATCGCTCAGGGCGGCGTGCTGCCCAACATCCAGGCCGTCCTGCTGCCCAAGAAGACCGAGAAGGCCGTGAAGAGCAAGTAG